The following are encoded in a window of Amycolatopsis lexingtonensis genomic DNA:
- a CDS encoding LysM peptidoglycan-binding domain-containing protein: MSILAERGHARPATPVPAPPRPVRVLRGRRGEVDRPPTRARVVAGRRPAGSSCAAPRRVPVRWPWLVALAVASCLVVAGLGLLGGGPSGAPVPERTATVSVEPGDTLSSLAARFAPESEPGAVVAQIKELNRLDRAVLVPGLPLTVPVADVP, translated from the coding sequence ATGTCCATTCTGGCCGAACGCGGGCACGCCCGCCCGGCGACCCCGGTCCCGGCGCCACCCCGGCCCGTCCGCGTGCTGCGCGGGCGCCGCGGCGAGGTGGACCGCCCGCCGACCCGCGCCCGGGTCGTCGCGGGCCGCCGCCCGGCCGGCTCGTCCTGCGCGGCGCCGCGGCGGGTGCCGGTGCGGTGGCCGTGGCTCGTCGCGCTCGCCGTCGCGAGCTGCCTGGTGGTCGCCGGCCTCGGCCTGCTGGGCGGCGGTCCTTCGGGTGCCCCGGTGCCGGAGCGGACCGCGACGGTGTCGGTCGAGCCGGGCGACACGCTGTCTTCGCTGGCCGCGCGCTTCGCTCCGGAGAGCGAGCCGGGCGCGGTCGTCGCCCAGATCAAGGAGCTGAACCGCCTGGACCGGGCCGTCCTGGTGCCCGGGCTGCCCCTCACCGTCCCGGTCGCCGATGTCCCGTGA